One segment of Triticum aestivum cultivar Chinese Spring chromosome 2A, IWGSC CS RefSeq v2.1, whole genome shotgun sequence DNA contains the following:
- the LOC123187716 gene encoding ankyrin-2 encodes MAAPPQQPRFPSAAGVARAISSMQDTLLDAAFKGDLPLLKRVVWVLDNGKGRPREAVEAARADGGMSALLIAAANEQLEVCSYLAGELRVDVDAADDKGRTPLFYAVMSERIAVVKCLLDHGADPDKADEAGLTPLHAAAGIGDCEMIELLLAKGAYVDPIAEEIGTPLHLATKEQQVGAMKTLLEHNADCNKTYMSYGLYPMTPLFQAVNVSSLQCVKLLVEAGAVINPDCIETVSLDSAMGNDSSTECLNFLLKAGAKRNASNDAAVHASARGRVAGTARRSGRGRGRDQGPRQQQEQHVACGEEVEVKVNPKDEHATKREIAKLKSSAIKAIESKDYFSATMWYTKAIEHDPNDATLFSNRSLCLLRMGDGQRALLDALDCRGMRPDWPKAYYRQGAALMSLKDYTNACVALLDGFKLDPENAEMESALREAMESLKISKGGAKAT; translated from the exons ATGGCGGCGCCGCCGCAGCAACCTCGCTTCCCCTCCGCCGCCGGTG TCGCGAGAGCCATCTCTTCGATGCAGGACACGCTCCTCGACGCGGCCTTCAAAGGCGACCTCCCCCTCCTCAAGA GGGTGGTGTGGGTGCTGGATAACGGCAAGGGCCGCCCcagggaggcggtggaggcggcgagggCCGACGGCGGCATGTCGGCGCTGCTGATCGCCGCGGCCAACGAGCAGCTCGAGGTCTGCAGCTACCTGGCCGGGGAGCTGCGCGTCGATGTGGATGCTGCAGATGATAAGG GTAGAACACCTCTTTTTTATGCGGTGATGAGTGAAAGGATTGCTGTTGTCAAGTGTCTACTTGATCATGGTGCTGATCCAGACAAAGCTGATGAGGCCGGGCTAACTCCTCTACATGCTGCTGCTGGAATAG GAGATTGTGAAATGATAGAACTGTTGCTTGCAAAGGGAGCTTATGTAGACCCGATAGCTGAGGAGATTGGGACACCACTGCATCTTGCTACTAAGGAACAACAAGTCGGTGCTATGAAGACTTTATTGGAGCATAATGCAGAT TGCAACAAGACGTACATGAGCTATGGACTTTATCCTATGACACCCCTCTTTCAGGCTGTAAATGTATCATCACTACAATGCGTGAAGCTCCTGGTTGAG GCTGGCGCTGTTATCAACCCAGATTGTATTGAAACTGTTTCACTTGATTCTGCAATGGGAAATGACAGCTCAACAGAGTGCTTAAATTTCTTACTGAAGGCTGGTGCCAAGCGTAATGCCTCTAATGAT GCTGCTGTCCACGCCAGCGCCAGAGGACGAGTCGCTGGCACCGCTCGGCGATCTGGCAGAGGACGAGGACGTGACCAGGGGCCGCGACAACAACAGGAGCAGCACGTTGCCTGTGGGGAAGAGGTCGAGGTCAAAGTCAATCCTAAG GATGAACATGCGACTAAAAGGGAAATAGCAAAGTTGAAGTCATCTGCGATTAAAGCAATCGAGAGTAAGGATTATTTTTCTGCAACAATGTGGTACACTAAG GCAATAGAGCATGACCCTAATGATGCAACCTTGTTCTCAAACAGAAGCCTCTGCTTGCTTCGCATGGGTGACGGACAGAGGGCTTTGCTGGACGCTCTTGATTGCAGAGGAATGCGGCCTGACTGGCCAAAGGCCTACTACCGGCAGGGTGCAGCTCTGATGTCACTGAAG GACTACACGAACGCGTGTGTGGCGCTTCTTGATGGATTCAAGTTGGACCCGGAGAATGCCGAGATGGAATCTGCATTACG